The Electrophorus electricus isolate fEleEle1 chromosome 19, fEleEle1.pri, whole genome shotgun sequence genome has a segment encoding these proteins:
- the si:dkey-111f13.5 gene encoding uncharacterized protein si:dkey-111f13.5, with amino-acid sequence MSDTKALERMVSRTTLTTQRIRHTHILALGERLRARVSASTAADARAAPFPNAPATSLPLDRAVRPDCAWKEDVQRAATKETEKALKVQEESRRSLVSVRANPAAAAREALGPQRLCTPASTVPGGPCRPGRGWGLRGRRASAWSSRPNSRLAAPARGNRRRGRHGWPREELKGESELEREQEMRVIKEQMEVHVQECVSVAERRVGEERRSTAQMERETLQDSHAQEISLLQDRLQQLQGTLVQVSRERMWYETEFKKVQASYRQFVDLTDTSLHSDYLLKLRCLGREPGLMENTTQTDVSHIPTIP; translated from the exons ATGTCAGACACAAAGGCCCTGGAGAGGATGGTCAGCAGGACAACTCTGACCACCCAGAGGAtccgccacacacacattcttg CTTTAGGAGAGCGGCTCCGGGCTCGGGTGTCCGCCTCCACCGCGGCAGATGCCCGCGCTGCACCATTCCCAAACGCTCCTGCCACGAGCCTGCCTTTGGACCGCGCGGTGCGGCCCGATTGTGCCTGGAAGGAGGATGTCCAGCGTGCGGCTACtaaggagacagagaaagcccTGAAGGTCCAAGAGGAG AGTCGCCGGTCTctggtgagtgtgagagcaaatcctgctgcagctgccagAGAAGCTCTGGGACCGCAGAGGCTTTGCA CACCTGCGAGCACAGTTCCAGGAGGCCCTTGCAGGCCAGGGAGAGGCTGGGGGCTGAGAGGACGCAGGGCCAGCGCGTGGAGCTCCAGGCCCAACTCGAGGCTCGCTGCACCGGCCCGAGGGAACAGACGGAGGGGGAGACACGGCTGGCCGCGGGAGGAGCTGAAGGGGGAGTcggagctggagagagagcaggagatgaGGGTCATAAAAGAACagatggag gtgcatgtgCAGGAGTGTGTATCAGTGGCGGAGCGCCGCGTGGGGGAGGAGCGTAGGAGCACAGctcagatggagagagaaaccCTGCAAGACAGCCATGCCCAGGAGATATCGCTGCTTCAGGACag gCTACAGCAGCTGCAGGGCACTCTGGTACAGGTCAGCAGGGAGCGGATGTGGTATGAGACGGAGTTCAAG aagGTGCAGGCTAGCTACAGGCAGTTTGTTGATCTGACTGATACCTCCCTCCACTCTGATTACCTGTTAAAGCTGCGATGCCTTGGCAGGGAGCCAGGCCTCATGgagaacacaacacaaactgaTGTCAGCCATATTCCCACCATACCCTGA
- the wrap53 gene encoding telomerase Cajal body protein 1: MSDLGSSSEGGALAGQEPEATEEAEPPPPCTEHQEVEDAPPAVKQPCVGEGIQVALALSESCTETMLGVGEDQASELVLGLPGDSGDGVPEVRQGEEQLCQNGEEEGTMIKEGEGGAELGDSSPEDSVCRSQYLGLDFGLKPQLLTGSWAEYTHSPENYLKGCKWAPDGSCILSNSADNVLRVYNLPPELYSSNWEELSEMSPVLRMTEGDTIYDYCWFPKMNSLDPDACFIASSSRDNPVHIWDAFYGDLRATFRPYNHLDELTAAHSLCFSPDGSRLYCGFDKAVRVFRTDRPGRDCEERPTVVKKQGQSGIISCMAFSPFQAVYACGSYSRTVGLYSCDDGSLLALLPQRHRGGLTHLLFSPDGHHLYTGSRKDPEILCWDLRDPGQVLFSLPRTVRTNQRIYFDLDPSGRYLLSGDTDGAMSVWDTLTAPPDGNEEVLQPLLQFQAHRDCTNGTSVHPFMPLVASCSGQRHFPSPGDASSSDEDGVMSSDSIGVDNALTLWWAGPQGSTSKEGQGQPMPHDTGV; the protein is encoded by the exons ATGTCTGATCTAGGCTCTAGTAGTGAAGGGGGAGCTTTAGCAGGGCAGGAGCCTGAAGCTACTGAGGAGGCAGAgcctcctccaccctgcacGGAACACCAGGAGGTGGAGGATGCACCACCTGCTGTCAAGCAGCCATGTGTAGGTGAAGGCATACAGGTGGCCCTTGCCCTGTCTGAATCATGCACAGAGACCATGTTGGGAGTTGGTGAGGATCAAGCCTCAGAACTAG TGCTCGGTCTTCCAGGGGACAGTGGTGATGGAGTTCCAGAAGTAAGGCAAGGAGAGGAGCAATTGTGCCAAAacggagaagaggaaggaacgATGATCaaagagggtgagggaggagcAGAGCTTGGGGACAGCAGTCCAGAGGACAGTGTGTGTCGGAGCCAGTA CCTGGGTCTGGATTTCGGTCTGAAGCCCCAGCTGTTGACAGGTTCCTGGGCAGAATACACCCATTCTCCTGAGAACTACCTCAAAGGCTGCAAATG gGCGCCAGACGGTTCCTGCATCCTGTCGAACAGTGCAGATAATGTGCTGCGTGTGTATAACCTCCCACCTGAGCTCTACAGCAGCAACTGGGAGGAGCTCTCAGAGATG AGTCCTGTGCTGCGGATGACTGAGGGAGACACCATCTATGATTACTGCTGGTTCCCAAAGATGAACTCCCTGGACCCAGATGCATGTTT TATTGCAAGCAGTAGCCGTGACAACCCTGTCCATATATGGGATGCCTTCTACGGTGACCTCCGTGCAACCTTTCGACCCTACAACCATCTGGACGAGCTAACGGCCGCCcactctctgtgtttctctccgGACGGCTCCCGGCTCTACTGTGGCTTCGACAAGGCCGTGCGGGTGTTCCGCACGGATCGTCCGGGCAGGGACTGTGAGGAGAGGCCCACTGTAG TTAAGAAGCAGGGACAGAGTGGTATTATCTCCTGCATGGCGTTCAGTCCCTTCCAGGCGGTGTACGCTTGCGGGTCGTACTCCCGCACTGTGGGGCTCTACTCGTGTGACGACGGCTCTCTGCTCGCCCTCCTGCCCCAGCGCCACCGCGGAGGACTCACCCACCTGCTTTTCTCACCCGACGGGCACCACTTGTACACTGGCAGCCGCAAG GACCCAGAGATCCTATGCTGGGACCTCAGGGACCCGGGTCAGGTTTTGTTCTCACTGCCCAGAACTGTGAGAACTAATCAGCGCATCTACTTTGACCTGGACCC gtctGGCCGATACCTGTTAAGTGGTGACACGGATGGGGCAATGTCAGTATGGGACACACTCACAGCGCCTCCTGATGGTAATGAAGAGGTACTGCAGCCTCTCCTTCAGTTTCAGGCTCACAGAGACTGCACCAACGGAACCAG CGTCCACCCCTTCATGCCGCTGGTGGCGTCGTGCAGCGGTCAGCGTCACTTCCCGTCGCCCGGTGATGCCTCCAGCTCTGACGAGGATGGGGTGATGTCATCAGACAGCATCGGCGTGGACAATGCGCTCACGCTGTGGTGGGCTGGACCACAGGGCTCAACCAGCAAAGAGGGGCAGGGGCAACCCATGCCCCACGACACCGGAGTTTAG